The following nucleotide sequence is from Azospirillum brasilense.
CGGGATCATCGTGCCGAGTATCATCGTGCCGGTTCCGGAACGATCAGCCGACCTGTTCCGGCAGCAGTTCTTTTTGTTCCGGCTTCAGCATGAGCCGTTCCACGCGGTCACCACCGACCAAGTGCGTCTCCAGGATCGCGTCCACATCGGCGAAGGAGCGGTAGGTGTACCAGACGCCCTCCGGATAGATGACCAGCACCGGACCCAGCTCGCAACGGTCCAGGCAACCGGCGGCGTTGATCCGCACACGGCCGTCCAGACCCAGCTCGCGGGCGCGGGCCTTCATGTAGTCGCGGAGTTTCTCGGACCCCCGGGCGGCGCAGGAGCCGCGCTTGTGTCCATCGGGGCGGCGGTTGGTGCAGGAGAAAACATGGGCTTCGAAGTAGGGCTTCGGATCGGTCACTTGCGTCCATCCTGTCCCATGGCGGCGGCCATCTGGGACCAAAACATTTTCTGAAGCTGCTCCATGCCCTGAATTCCCGCCGGCAGCCATGTCTTCATCATCGTCTCGGGGTCCATGGCGAGCAGGGAGGCCTGCATGCGGTCCTGGATCTCCTGCATCATGGCGTCCTGCATGGGTTTCACGTCGGGAAGGCCCAGGAAGTGGCGCGCCTCTTCGGGTGTGCAGTCGATGTCGATGGTGATTTTCATGGCCCCATTCCCTTGGAAAGCGCGCGGTACGCAGGAAATTAAGGGTTGAGCGCCGCTTCGGCTCATGCCCCACTATACAGATAGGAAGCCCTGGCGCAACGGCACCGCCGCGCCAGTTTATTCCCAACCACGCCACAGACCGGAAACGCCTGCGATGCCCGCGAACCTGCTTGGCCGGGAGACCAGCCCCTACCTGCTCCAGCACAAGGACAACCCCGTCCATTGGATGGCCTGGGGCCGCGACGCCTTCGAACGGGCCAAGCGCGAGAACAAGCCGGTGCTGTTGTCGGTCGGCTACGCCGCCTGCCACTGGTGCCACGTGATGGCGCACGAGAGCTTCGAGAACCCGGAGATCGCCGGGCTGATGAACGAGCTGTTCGTCAACATCAAGGTGGACCGGGAGGAGCGGCCCGACGTCGACCAGATCTACCAGTCGGCCCTGGCCATGCTGGGCCAGCAGGGCGGCTGGCCGCTGACCATGTTCCTGACGCCGGAGGCCGAGCCCTTCTGGGGCGGCACCTACTTTCCGCCGGCCTCGCGTTACGGGCGGCCCGGCTTTCCCGACGTGCTGCGCGGCGTGGCGGAGACCTACCGCAACAAGCCGGAGAACGTGACCCGGAACGTCGCCGCGCTGAAGAACGCGCTGGGCAAGCTGGCCGAGAACCGGGCGGCGGGGGAGGTCGACCTCGCCATGCTCGACCAGATCGCCGACCGGCTGGTCCGCGAGGTCGATCCCTTCCACGGCGGCATCGGCCACGCCCCGAAATTCCCCCAGGTGCCGATCTTCACGCTGCTGTGGCGGGCCTGGCTGCGCACCGGCAAGGAACCCTACCGGGAGGCGGTCACCAACACGCTGGCCCATATGAGCCAGGGCGGCATCTACGACCATCTGGGCGGCGGCTTCGCCCGCTACTCGGTGGACGAGATGTGGCTGGTGCCGCATTTCGAGAAGATGCTCTACGACAACGCCCAGCTTCTCGACCTGATGACCCTGGTCTGGCAGGCGGAGCGGGAGCCGCTGTTCGAGACGCGCATCCGTGAAACGGTCGGCTGGGCGCTGCGCGAGATGATCGCCGAGGGTGGCGGCTTCGCCGCGACCCAGGACGCCGACAGCGAAGGCGAGGAGGGCCTCTTCTACATCTGGAACGAGGAGGAGATCGACCGTCTCCTCGGCCCCGATGCGGAGGTCTTCAAGCGCGCCTACGGCGTCACGCCGCAGGGCAACTGGGAGGGGGCGACCATCCTCAACCGGTTGCACCGCATCGAGGCGCTGGACGCCGAGACCGAGGCTAAGCTGGCCGAACAGCGGGCGGTCCTCTGGCGGGAGCGCGAAAAGCGGATCAAGCCGGGCTGGGACGACAAGGTGTTGGCCGACTGGAACGGCCTGATGATCGCAGCCCTCGCCCAGGCCGGCATGGTCTTCGACGAGCCGGAGTGGATCGCGGCCGCGCAGCGCGCCTTCGCCTTCGTCCGCGACCGCATGACCGAGGACGGGCGCCTGCTGCACAGCTGGCGGGCCGGGCAGCTCAAGCACCGGGCGACGCTGGACGACTACGCCCACATGGCGCGCGCAGCGCTCGCCCTGCATGAGGCGACCGGCGACGCCGGAGCGCTGGAGCAGGCGCGGGCCTGGGTGCGGGTGCTCGACGCGCATTTCTGGGACGCCCAGGCCGGCGGCTATTTCTACACGGCGGATGACGCCGACGACCTCATCGTCCGCACCAAGTCGGCTGGCGACGCGGCGACGCCCAGCGGCAACGGCACCATGCTGGCGGTTCTGGCGACGCTGCACCACCGCACCGGCGAGGCCGCCTACCGCGAGCGGGCGGATGCATTGGCCGCCGCCTTCTCCGGCGAGCTGAGCCGCAATTTCTTCCCGCTGCCGACCTACCTGAACGCGGCGGAGCTTCTCCAGAAGGCCCAGCAAATCGTCATCGTCGGCGACCCGCAGGCGCCGGACACCGCGGCGCTGCGCCGCGCGGTGCTCGACCGACCGCTTCCCGACCGCATCCTCAGCGTCCTGCCGCCGGGGACGGATCTGCCCGCCGGGCACCCGGCGCACGGCAAGGGCATGCAGGGCGGGGCGGCGACCGCCTATGTCTGCACCGGCATGACCTGCTCCCCGCCGGTGACCGCGCCCGACGCGCTGGCCGCTGCCCTGACCCGGAGATGACCTCATGACGACGACGACCGGCAGCCTGACCGTCGACAGCCCGCTGGGCCTGCTGACCCTGACCAGCGCCGCCGGCGCCATCGTGGCGCTCGACTGGGGACGGCTGGGGGATGACCGGCCGGACCCCGTGCTGGAGGAGGCGGCGCGCCAGCTCCGCGACTATTTCGCCGGGACGCGGTTGGATTTCGACTTGCCGCTGTCCCCCCGCGGGACGGCCTTCCGGCAGAAGGTCTGGGCGGCGATGCAGGCCATTCCCTACGGCGGCGTCCTGACCTATGGCGACGTCGCGCGGCTGCTGGACACGGCACCGCGGGCCGTGGGCGGGGCCTGCGGGGCCAACCCGATCCCGGTGATCATCCCTTGTCATCGCATCGTCGGGGGCGGCGGGGCGCCCGGCGGCTATTCCGGCCTGGGCGGCCTGCAGACCAAGGACTGGCTGCTCCGCCACGAGCGGCGGTACCGGGTGACAGCGGACCAAGCCGGCGATACGCTGGAGCTTCAGCTTCTATAAAAAGGGAAGGGACCAACCACCATGGTTCACGCGATCCGCATCCACGACTACGGCGGACCCGAAGCGCTGCGCTGGGACGAGATCGAGGTGGGCGACCCCGGCCCCGGTCAAGTGCGCCTTCGCCAGACCGCCGTCGGGCTGAACTACATCGACACCTATCACCGCTCCGGCGCCTACAAGCTGCCGCAGCTTCCCGCCATCATCGGGACCGAGGGCACCGGCGTGGTCGAGGCCGTGGGTCCGGACGTGACGACGCTGAAGCCCGGCGACCGGGTGGGTTACGCGCCGCTGATCGGCGCCTACGCCGAATCCCGCCTCGCCCCCGCCGACCGGTTGATCCCGTTGCCGAGCTGGATCGAGGACCGGCAGGCCGCCGCCATGCTGCTCCAGGGCATGACCGCGCAGTTCCTCCTGCGCTCCACCTACGCGGTGCAGCCGGGCGACACCATCCTGGTCCAGGCTGCCGCGGGAGGCGTCGGCCAGATCCTCTGCCAATGGGCGAAGCATCTGGGCG
It contains:
- a CDS encoding thioredoxin domain-containing protein — encoded protein: MPANLLGRETSPYLLQHKDNPVHWMAWGRDAFERAKRENKPVLLSVGYAACHWCHVMAHESFENPEIAGLMNELFVNIKVDREERPDVDQIYQSALAMLGQQGGWPLTMFLTPEAEPFWGGTYFPPASRYGRPGFPDVLRGVAETYRNKPENVTRNVAALKNALGKLAENRAAGEVDLAMLDQIADRLVREVDPFHGGIGHAPKFPQVPIFTLLWRAWLRTGKEPYREAVTNTLAHMSQGGIYDHLGGGFARYSVDEMWLVPHFEKMLYDNAQLLDLMTLVWQAEREPLFETRIRETVGWALREMIAEGGGFAATQDADSEGEEGLFYIWNEEEIDRLLGPDAEVFKRAYGVTPQGNWEGATILNRLHRIEALDAETEAKLAEQRAVLWREREKRIKPGWDDKVLADWNGLMIAALAQAGMVFDEPEWIAAAQRAFAFVRDRMTEDGRLLHSWRAGQLKHRATLDDYAHMARAALALHEATGDAGALEQARAWVRVLDAHFWDAQAGGYFYTADDADDLIVRTKSAGDAATPSGNGTMLAVLATLHHRTGEAAYRERADALAAAFSGELSRNFFPLPTYLNAAELLQKAQQIVIVGDPQAPDTAALRRAVLDRPLPDRILSVLPPGTDLPAGHPAHGKGMQGGAATAYVCTGMTCSPPVTAPDALAAALTRR
- a CDS encoding (2Fe-2S) ferredoxin domain-containing protein, with protein sequence MTDPKPYFEAHVFSCTNRRPDGHKRGSCAARGSEKLRDYMKARARELGLDGRVRINAAGCLDRCELGPVLVIYPEGVWYTYRSFADVDAILETHLVGGDRVERLMLKPEQKELLPEQVG
- a CDS encoding DUF6489 family protein, with protein sequence MKITIDIDCTPEEARHFLGLPDVKPMQDAMMQEIQDRMQASLLAMDPETMMKTWLPAGIQGMEQLQKMFWSQMAAAMGQDGRK
- a CDS encoding quinone oxidoreductase family protein; amino-acid sequence: MVHAIRIHDYGGPEALRWDEIEVGDPGPGQVRLRQTAVGLNYIDTYHRSGAYKLPQLPAIIGTEGTGVVEAVGPDVTTLKPGDRVGYAPLIGAYAESRLAPADRLIPLPSWIEDRQAAAMLLQGMTAQFLLRSTYAVQPGDTILVQAAAGGVGQILCQWAKHLGATVIGTVSSDEKAELARAAGCDHPIVYTRENFVNRVKDLTDGQGVPVVYDGVGKTTFMDSLDCLRPRGFMVLFGAASGPVPPLDLQVLAAKGSLYVTRPTLFSYVAKRDDLMASAADLFEVVHTGGVTINVGQTFALRDAAEAHRALESRATTGSTVLLP
- a CDS encoding methylated-DNA--[protein]-cysteine S-methyltransferase, translating into MTTTTGSLTVDSPLGLLTLTSAAGAIVALDWGRLGDDRPDPVLEEAARQLRDYFAGTRLDFDLPLSPRGTAFRQKVWAAMQAIPYGGVLTYGDVARLLDTAPRAVGGACGANPIPVIIPCHRIVGGGGAPGGYSGLGGLQTKDWLLRHERRYRVTADQAGDTLELQLL